The Cutaneotrichosporon cavernicola HIS019 DNA, chromosome: 3 region TCCAAGCAGcctggcgaggaggggaacGAGGTGTCCAAGATTATCGGTGCGCAGTGCGAGCGTCTCGATGCCGGTGCGAGTTCAGAGCCCATCCGCGAGACTACTAGTGCCGTGTACCACGTGATCGACGGGAGCGGGCGCTCCACTGTTGGTGACAAGGTCATTGAGTGGGTAAAGGGCGACACGTTCACCGTCCCTTCTTGGCAAAAGTACAGCCACACGGCCGATGAGAACAGCTACCTCTACCGCTTCGATGACCGGCCCATGATTACTGCGCTGGGCTTCTACCGCAACGACAAGGAGGACTTTTACAACCAGCTCTAACAAGTAGAAATAGGAATGACATGTATGGTCTGCTCAGTCTGAACTCTGGGCGGTGGTCGGCGGGAGTTGCATGTATCGTTGGCTGTTGAATGACCAGTTGGCAGATACAGCCGAGTGTTTTGGCAAGGAACCCGGATAACGATAAGCCACTGCGGGCAATAAGCAGGCGGGGCGGGCCGGTTTTGGCGGTGACTTTAAAAATCCTACCCCAGCATGGGGCGCCATTGCTCGCGGGGCACCCGTTTCTATAACAAGGTGGGCAATCCACAACTCATCATCCGTACAGTGTACAAACCAGTACCGTATGCAAAGGAGTGGAACCATGAGACCCAAATCTGCTGCTCTCCAGTCTCCAGGTGATGGCACGGTATGAAGAGTTGAAGAATGAAGAGTGAGGAATGAGAGAATGGGAGACATGTGGGAGAGAGGAAACGGGACGAGTTTGttccaccttccttgcATTCTAAACCAAACCAAACCAAACCCACTGTACCCGTCACATCCCCTATCTCTGACAcaactctctctctttccATTTACTTTATCACACCACTCatgcctcctccttcacACCAACGCCCACCAACCGGGGACAGTAGTGCCAATGCAGATCCACCAGTaaagaagcgcaagcgcacTGCTCAGGCCTGTGGCCAATGTCGCACAAAGAAGACCAAGGTCGGTCCATCCATGTCACTCGGCTGTAACAGCCACTGCCACCAGTCAGACTGACTTTAGTGCGACGGAATACATCCTGCATGCACGCCATGTATCTCTCTAGGTTACGAGTGCTCGTATCCCCTCGACTCCAgtgcgccgccgaccgGGTCGGTCGTTGTCAGCAAGGAGTAAGCATGTCTCTACCATCCGCTCACGCCAGCTACCTTGCCGCACTGGAGCGGCGATTGCATCGACTCGAGTCCGGTCCAGAGCGACCTTTGTCATCAAACACGACGTACAAGTCGCCACCCAGCAACGTTCGACAGGGAAGCACACCGAGGACATCCAGCTCAGCCGACGAAAACCAGCGGCGCAATTACACTCACAATGACGTTGGCCCGTCGCCTAAAGAATATCCAGGTCATGGGGGAGACAGCTACGCTCCCACTGGGCCAAGTCCGCGCTCCTACAGATCATTCGAAGCGACCCAACGAGCGACACTGAGCGAACGCTCAACTAGCTTCTCGGGCGGTGGCGCCTTCCAGATGCACGCAGCCCTCGCTCACCCAGAACCCGCATCTGCCACAGTGCTCTCACCCAACACTACAGTGGACGGACCTGCCATCGACGGCATGGGACTTCTCCTCGGTCCTGAACGCAAGCAGAGCAGTTCCCAGGCAGGTGGACTCGCTTGGGGCGCAACAcccgagggcgaggtgttTGGCGATCTCTCCGGCATCTCAttccaccgcctcctcctcgacacgctGCTCCCCGGCTATGGGTGCATCGGTCTCATGAATGATATGGCAGTGAACAACACGGACCAGTACGAGGGCGGACACGGCGGCGAAGGCGGTTTCCTCGGTGCTCCACCTCTGCCGGACATGTTCTTCATCCGACCTGACGACCTGCcaccgcgagcgcaagcCCGTGTCATGGTCGACTACTTTGAGAGCCACACTTGGCAAATCTATCCCGTCGTCGACTGTGCGAGCCTCAAGAAGACGTACGAGCAGCTTCAGGACGATGCGGCCGAGTACGCGCGTCACCTTCTTGCCGACAAGCCTGGCCATCTGCCTGACCCATTGCGCATCCCTCGCAACCAGCCCATCATTGCGCTGCACTTTGTTGTGTTCGCCCTTGTCCAGTCCATCTCGGAGACGCCGTTCACGCGTATTGATGGTGAGCTGACGCAGTGATGGCAGCTTACTTTAGTCCACAGGCTCGCGTTGAGGATGCTCCGCAAACATCTGGACTGGCCGCACAGCACCCTCAAAGTCCAGGCGCTTCTCATCGCAGCGCTGCTCATGCAGGGCATCGACCGCCCGGGAACGAGTTGGGATCTGCTTGGCTGTGAGTATCCTACTGGGGGCAAGGTCGGCACTGACAAACAGGTGCCATTGGCTCAGCTTATGCGGTGGGGCTACGTGAGCTGCCGTCTTTAACCAGAGCTAATGGCAGACGACAAGGGCAATAACGACCGATTTCCTCCTGTGGAACGCGAGATGCGGTCTCGTGTGTGGTGGGCATGCTATACGTTTGACCGGTATGTTTGCAAGGGACCATGATGCTGAGGCTAGTCTCCTCACTGTTTCTATCGGCCGGCCCTCCCTGATCAGCTTCGACGCCTTCTCTGCACCGTTGCCTTCGCCATTACCGGGGGAGCAGGAGATGCCTGTGCGCTTTATGAGCGACTCTATGTAAGATGACTTGATTGGGATGTCGCTAACCGCAGACGCCTTTACCGGGGACTATCGGATGTCATCTCGAACCCTCCCATATCGTTCCGCAACGCCTCGCCCGAGTTCGTGTCGTCTGTCACCGAGCAGCTGTACCAGCTGGAAAAGCAGTATGCGGCTTGGAGTGAGGCTGTAACTCCCGAACTCAACTTTGCGCACCACCCCCCAACCTGTGCACTGTCAACTGTGCTCGCGCTTCGTGGCCTCacgctccgcctcctcctgcacCGGCGTGTAATGCTGGCTGCGATCCGAGAGCATATTGGGCAACGTTCGCGCTCAGGGACACCGATCTCGGCAATGACATCTGTGCAGTACGTTGAGTCACGACAGAGGCACCACGCTTTTGGGATCAGCCTCGGTCTCGTGATTGAGACAGCCATCCAGACTGCCCAAGTTCTTGAGGGGCGCACTGGCGAACCGCTTGTGCTCTCGGCTCCATGGTACCTCCTCTTCTACTGTGAGTGTTGCAGAGAAACCCGCTGACAGTAGCGATGAACTCGTTCATGTCACTCGTGGCAgcgttcctcctcgacctgaCGCAGTGGGCGTGGTTTATTCGCACGCCTGCTGCAACCATCGTCCATGCGCTCCTATCGGTACATGCAACTGTGCGCCAGATCTACGATCGATACAACCGACCAAGTGCGCGCCAGGCACTGCTCATCATCGAGCACCTCCTCACGGCTCTCGGTCTGCCTGCCTCTGAGCAGAGTCATCCACCGCCAGCTCCTGAGCCGACAGCCGTCGACAGCATCGATGCTGTCGCGAGCATCATGGCGAGCTTCCAGGACCTGCCTCACCTAGACTTGGTCGAGCTCTCCAAGACGCTCGGGATAGAGCTAGATCAGGCGGCTTTTTCATAGATGCTAGGTTGTACGCGGAGTGATGTAACAGAGAGTGGCTGGCAGATTGGAGGCTGCACGGTGTGGTGAGTGAGGAATGTGCCTGGGGGGCTGCAACGGTTTCCGCGTTCTGGGTGAGTGCCATTCACCTGCGTCGGGATGGCAACCTTGGTGTTGCTGCAGGTCATTGTGACGTTGACTAACGGGCCGCGCGTAGATGGTCGAAGAGCCTGTGGAGCTGTGGAGAAACCCGGGCATCCCCGGCCAGTTAGGGGCCCTCGAGATGTCGGCGAATTACGAGGCAATTGAACGCCGCACCCCTCCGGGGATAGCTCGGGCCAGGAaccaacctcctcgccagACTTGCCCACTCGTCCTTGCCACAAGCTGGCGCGAGCGACGGGTCGTGGTCGTAGAGGCGTGAACAGCCCGACTACTTCAGAAGGTCTCTTGAGCGACTACTTCAGAACGTCTCTTGAGCGACTCGGGATCTCGCATTCATCTCTCCTTTGCCATGACCCTCTCTCGACCAACCTGGAAGCGCCTCATCCGCTT contains the following coding sequences:
- a CDS encoding uncharacterized protein (Fungal specific transcription factor domain), which encodes MHAALAHPEPASATVLSPNTTVDGPAIDGMGLLLGPERKQSSSQAGGLAWGATPEGEVFGDLSGISFHRLLLDTLLPGYGCIGLMNDMAVNNTDQYEGGHGGEGGFLGAPPLPDMFFIRPDDLPPRAQARVMVDYFESHTWQIYPVVDCASLKKTYEQLQDDAAEYARHLLADKPGHLPDPLRIPRNQPIIALHFVVFALVQSISETPFTRIDVHRLALRMLRKHLDWPHSTLKVQALLIAALLMQGIDRPGTSWDLLGCAIGSAYAVGLHDKGNNDRFPPVEREMRSRVWWACYTFDRLLTVSIGRPSLISFDAFSAPLPSPLPGEQEMPVRFMSDSIRLYRGLSDVISNPPISFRNASPEFVSSVTEQLYQLEKQYAAWSEAVTPELNFAHHPPTCALSTVLALRGLTLRLLLHRRVMLAAIREHIGQRSRSGTPISAMTSVQYVESRQRHHAFGISLGLVIETAIQTAQVLEGRTGEPLVLSAPWYLLFYSMNSFMSLVAAFLLDLTQWAWFIRTPAATIVHALLSVHATVRQIYDRYNRPSARQALLIIEHLLTALGLPASEQSHPPPAPEPTAVDSIDAVASIMASFQDLPHLDLVELSKTLGIELDQAAFS